The window attaagatgcGTAAAAATAAGCGGCTCTTGTGAATACACTTTCATAtgatgtttaataaaaaaaatactcctttttatttttaaccaatGTCATTGGTTAGACAAACCCCAAATATAATAGATTAATTTTCATTAGGACAAAATCTATATCTATGACATCAAATTaaaaaccattatttttttcctaacaGTGTATATAGATTTCTTTTATTAGTGTATTTAGTGTCGGCTAAGTGAGTTTAATTCATTAGTCCAATACAATATATGAATTGCTGTAAATCTCATCATATTTGTTTGAATGTCATTGCGTTCGATATAGAATTAAACCTTAAAAGAGAATTCCACTCTATATATAAGATTATCATCACAAAACTGCAAAAACCACTTCCAACCAGCACATCACAAGCAACAATTACCAGTATTGTTAGAAGCAAAGTAAGGGATATGCTAACCACATTTCTGATACAGAATTTCAACGCTTATCCAAATCAGAACCGCACAAAAACCACATAATTATTTTtccgagaaaaaaaaagaaagaaaaagatcttTCAAATTAGGAGAAATAATGTTATAAGTAGTGAGAGAGATAGAGGAGAATAAAACTCAAATTGAAAGACATTTGTTGGAGTTATGATGCAactgataaatttattgataaggGAAGTGTGTATTTAATTcgattttaacattaattatgtatataaaattatcattcaatAAATACGCGACGCATCATAGTTAAGgcaattaattatcaatatataatttcaaagactgaaataattatattaaaaaattaagagattaaTAGGGgaactaaaattgaattttaggaCAAATAAgatgattaaatttataattttatcaaaataaaaatcaaatgggAGTGtattaataaaaaggaaaagtgaaaataacaattatctTCTCTCTTTAATTGACGAAATTATTACTGGAAAAAGAGCTCTAGCTCAGCTCAACATTGAGATTTGGGATTGGTGTGTCCATTAATGAAATCGAACCACTAGTGTTGTTCAGCATTGTGTTCTTCGTTGCTTTGAATTCTGAAACTGTTAAATTTGTTACAGACAAGGATGAGGAAGAGGACACCTGACATACATTaacatctttgttttttttttaaatttccatAATATATTTCTTGCGCACCGCGTAAATGTCTAGAATTTCGTAACTTTCGTTCTACTCTCTTCTATTTTGTACAAAATCATCGCTCCCAAAGACGGtcttaggtaaaaaaaaatcatgttatatGAGGCCTAATAATGTCTATGATGTTATTGTTAGTGCATTCACttaaaaaatgacaaagaaaaaaagtctaACCATCacctatcaaatcaaatcttcttttaggaaaaaaaaaaactcatcatTTGATTAAGAATGTGTTTGCATCacgtaatttaaaatttaaaattttaaagaattttaaaaatttaaaaatttaaaattttatattttataatttaaatttttttaaaattctgtgtttgaagaaaaaaaaaataatttttttttatttttaaaattttgtttttgcatagagaaattgaatttcttcattttcaaaaatttttatGTTGATAAAATAGTCCAAtgcattcttttttaaaattttatattttaataaaatattttttttaataaaataatgatttttttattaataaattttatgtattatttgtgtattccaataaatatgtactattttaatctatttcaattaaaaatatattaattcaactatttaaattattattccaTTTATGATCTACTACTCTATAAGCTTATAAGACAAAACTATTTAGTAGATAAAATGACATATTAAATGTGATCTTAGAACTaccacaacataaaaaaatatacaaattaaaattcacaAGGCTTTTTTGACAATAAAATCTGAGGTATTAATGCACCGTTTCACCTTGGAATGTTATTTAGAAGCCTACAGATAAAACTTGTTTTCTATAGAAGTCATTGGCCAATAAtgcaattacaaaaaaaaaaatacttggacTGAAGCAAAATCTAATCACAAAATAAGTCCAATttccaaaataattcaaattttttaattgtctttACTTTAGCACAAGAATTCCTTCACATCTTTTTTGTAGAAGAAAACATAATGTTAAGTGTTACTGAAGAAATCatatttgttaaaacataatttgttatataaaatgaaagatataaatgtaaaacataattatataacatCAATATACTTGTCATGATATCAAATGTACCTGTAATTTGGCATCAAGACATAAAAGACGAGACGTAATCTTCCTTCTCATCCAATCCAATGGAAGAGCTTTTATAATCGAAAACTTAATGGAATTTTCTGTCAACCAATCGATTACTCTATGTCGAAGTGCACCATTAAAATTAGGTATATTATCTAGCTCATTCACCACTTCATGTACCATTTCTTGAGCTTCTTTTATCTCCATCTTCTTTTTGTTCTCCGTCTTCTTCTTAGTCACTTCAACAAATTCTTTCATTGATTCAACTACTTTTTTTATTGAGGAAATCATCCCTTGTTTCTCTCCATTTTTACTTGGGCGAGTGTTTTTCCTTATGGCAGAACTTGATCCCTCTAAGTCAATACTCACACTGTGAACTACTTCCtcttcattttctcctttgctcATGATATCATTTACATCCAATGCATTTTCTACTCCAAGTTCAATAGTTCTATCCTTTGCACATAGGTCTACAATATCATCCCAATTAGGAATGACTTTGAATCAAAATCGTTTGGCCTCTTCATGTGacttgaaaaaaatagaaacatgttaataacaatacaaataataactacaattgaataataaataaaattaaaaagatgattGACTACCTTAACATATTCATTccatgcaatttcattttcaacgATAATCATGTACTTTGTGCTATCCCAGTCAAAGTGGGAATGCCACTCACAATTACATACCATGTTCTCCAAAACTTAAAACAGTACTAATTACTACTACTACTAGTGAGTGTCCGAGCAATTGGCATAACATAACAATATCGAACAGGGCATGGTATAGTAAGTAAGAAGAgtaaaaatagaatttcaaCTCTTGCTAAAAAGtttcacattaaaaaataagttactaAAAGTTTCACATtgaaaaataagttacaaatatgCATGTAAATGGGGATGGATGGAAGACTGACAAAATAGACTCGACATCGCAATCATAAACCCTTGTGCAAATTTATCTAAAGTTAGGACAATATGAAAATCACTATTGATATAGAAATGGCAAGAAATGAGAATAAGTGGTGGAAGATTTATGTGACTGCACCACATAAAATATTGGCTATTATTATTCATCACTTCATTGGGGTCCTATCACCTTTTAATGTTGGCCAGTTGTTCAGCTTTCATCATAAACAACTTGTTTTGGTTAACaacaaattaattgataattccATGGTCCTGACATATATAGTAAATGAAACTGATAGATACCCATTACTTAGTTATGTTGGTAATTAGTTGGTTAAACAAATAAGGCATGctgcctataaataaaaaaaaaatgagacaaaGAGAGAGGACATCTTGTGAATTGTGAGAGGTAATTAACAACATTAATATGTGCATACCTTTGCAGTACGATGTCtgtttttctttccgtaattgaTACAAGTTCTAAGAGAAACAAATAACTTGTCATGGCCCCTATTAAGTGTCCTCCAAGTCATCTTTTACTCTTAATTAGCTTATCAAAGGTTGATGTGGAATATGGTATATTAATCAATCTAAAAGTTTGAATGATAGCCCACTTGCTGATGTTTTTGTCTTGGATGAAAGAGGATAATCTTTCCACTTAAGCTAGTTTTTTTGGCATTGAGTAATATTTTGTCTCCTATCAATTATAATATTGCTCGATGTCTATGACATTTTTTCACGAATTGGTTCAAATCATACTTGGGTGTGTGAGAAATCTAGTAAAACTTGGAAAAGTAGCTTGAGCGTGCACTGCAAACTATAAAAACCGAGGCTTAAGGTGAATGCACCAGAGCCTTAAAGTGACTCAACTGACTCAAATGAGTATCATACAATAGGTTTCAATACCAAATTATGAACACATACTTAATctaagatgaaaatcaaatcgaCCAACCGATTTAATAACATTGGtcacaacatatttaaatctatttttacATGTTGAAAGATATGGCTATCAAGAATATACTAGTATTGTAGAATACGATGCACAtccaacatatttttaattgtaatgtgTACAAACATACTTTATATAATAAAGATCGTTGcttcaacaaaatcaacaaagGTACAAATTGCTTGCTGCAAATTTCCACTTATGCACCTACTAGTGGAGATCCCTTTCActgctaaataataataaatctaatggaaactgaaaatttaaatagctatttttctttttatctttgtaaaacAAGGATTGAATTTGAAACTCTATAAATTAAGAGTGGGAAGAGAAACTTATGCAATAAACTCTGAATCAAGGAAtaatttctacttgtttttcAATTGCAAGATTGGTATCTGACTCTCAAAACAGAATAcaataagcttttctttgaatcCAAAATAGAACACAAACACAACACAACCATAGAAGTAAGCACAAACTAATATTTATGTAATACTTGGAATGttatataaaaacattattaatgtGTAAAGCACTTCAGGATGAACAATACATACTTGAGGAAAATATATGAACCCTAATATTGAAATTCAACGGAGTAAAATGTGATTAATgagagtaaaacaaaaaaaaaattatgaaatagtCATCATAGAAGAACAACATCAAAATATGAATCCCTAGAACCaaatctcaataaaaaaaacctagCAAATGATAGAGCAAGACGAAGCAGGGAGAGAGAAGTTTGAGAGCCAGAGATCAGGTTTGCGCGAATGAGTATTGAGGAAAATATATAAACCCTAGTTTGGAATTCAATTGAGTAAAATGCAATTTAGATTAAgatgagaataaaataaaacaattataatagAAGAACAACATCAAAACCATGAAACCTTTTAACCAAAtctcaataaatttaaatcctaaaattttaaattctttttagtaaaatatccaaaaagttacttttgataaaaaaagaatttaattctccgtaaaaaatacattacctaATTAAATTATCCTATTCAAACAAACTAAAGATAAATTaaagcataaaagaaaaaaaatatgattgtaaACAAGAGAGCATCATGaaattttgatgaaattttgatgCTCGTGTAATTTTATGAGTTATAAGATTAACTTGTTTcttaataaaattcatattagaATTTGGAAAAGCAAATAATTTTATCCTATATTGGATTAATATTGCTTAAAAAtcattgaaattcttttttttctcgaGATAATGTTAtaaatcaatcttataattcctaaaaaatatatatgtattttgtgaCTAAATAATATGAGACATCATTTAGCGTCTCTGAAGGAAGTGAAATAGCACCAGGAGGAAGAATTATATTAACTTCAtcctttaacttattttattaaatgataagtttattttttaaaagtaaataccACAAATTTTAAATCCATAGGTTACACTATGATGTAAGATTTTacgttcatttttctttttatatgcaATTTCTTTTTAGATTATTAATAACCGTGTACtataagttaaattattttttttgccaaTTGCTAAATACACTTCCCTTATTGTTAAACATACaccatttcatattttttgtatttttctctaaaatatcGTTAACGTATGTTTGCCCATGAATGGGTATTCtggaaaataatttctaaaatgcATTAATTGTGATTTAAATTTCTATTAGCAGATTCTTGGAATTGattataggtttttttttattttgtttacatTACTTTGTATTCTGATTCTCCCAGGACCCCTTAACAAAACCAAAATTGAGAGACTACTGATGTGTTGGTGGGCCTTCACAGGCCTCACGCACATTATAATTGAGggttattttgttttctcaCCAGAGCTTTTCAAGGATAAGACTGGCTTCTTCCTGGCTGAAGTTTGTGAGTTTAATTTCTTTGGCATTGAACATATATTAGCATTGTTAGAATTTGTAGTTTTTTGCAGTTTTTTAGTTGATGGAAGGTTTCTAATGAACCAATAACAGGGAAGGAATATAGTAAAGCGGATTCAAGGTATGCAGGAAGGGATGCAGGGGTAGTTACTATTGAAGGACTAACAGCTGTTTTGGAGGGGCCAGCTAGTCTTTTAGCTGTGTAAGTTGAAAATAAAGAACCAAAGATATGACAAAGATAAACTAATTGCATAACATATGATAAAGATACACTAATTGCATAACATATGAAGTATGGAAGTCGACATGGAAACTGGACACGAATGAAAATAGACGCTTAatgtttttataagaaaaaatgtaaGATATAAAAATATGGTATAAACACAAAGAGAGAAAttctaattaatgaaataaaacatcataaaatatttaaagcttctaaaaaacaaaatatctaaaaatttatgatatatttatctttgtaaacaatcattttatgttttttctatgACAACAAAtctcaataaaaaaagagacattattttttaaaatttttattttaagttgacTTACCTAAatgttaaaaatgaataattctttaaaaatgttAGTGTGGTGGAGGTATTTGTTCAAGTGTCTGAATTGTATAAAAGTAAGGGCTTACGTatccaaactaaaaaaaaaaaaatctattgaaTCCCTAATTAGAAGTGTAGGATAAGTATTGGTGTTGGACATATATTTCCGACACAGTGACACATCGAATTAGAGAGTTTTTGTGCTTCGTAGGCCAAGGCCATGGCAATACTAATGaattttctttatacaaatttAACTCTTGATTGCATGTTttatcttgttttgtttttcattttctttcacctaACTGTTTGTATTGCCAAAATGGATGACAGATATACAATAGCTACTGGAAAGTCATATAACTATATACTTCAATTTGCAATTTCTTTGGGCCAACTATACGGAGTTGCTGTTTATTATATAACAGCAATCTTGGAAGGTGATAATTTTTCTGCAAGCTCATTTTACTATTATGCATACTATATTGGAGCAAATGCATTGTGGACTAGCATACCCTCGATCATTGCAATACGCAGCTGGAGGAAGATCTGTGCAGCATTCCAGGTTCAACAAGGTGGCCAAATAAAAAAGCCTAAAGTTCGTTGATCATTTCTTTGTCCTCGTAATCATTTAAATATtgtcattttgtatttttatgcaaaaatcattaataataccATTCataatcaagattttttttaaaaaaatcaaagtaaattattaatttacctGTTGATCGCaagtgaaatttttaaaattttcatttttgataattttttttagtaaatgcAAGAATAACATGAATAGTTAGTATTGTATTATAAGATGTACATGTATTAAGAAAACAATTAAGTGGCTTCAAAGAACTCAATATTATTAAGCTTGgttttgatttaattgttaaaatttcTGTAATgacttttaattctttaaagaaaattttacaattaaaatcatacc of the Glycine max cultivar Williams 82 chromosome 13, Glycine_max_v4.0, whole genome shotgun sequence genome contains:
- the LOC100305885 gene encoding uncharacterized protein isoform X3, which encodes MPIYEALLLFTLLGAIGALVYRGKFLYDLPTELNKAVIPPGKGLSEGQGGPLNKTKIERLLMCWWAFTGLTHIIIEGYFVFSPELFKDKTGFFLAEVWKEYSKADSRYAGRDAGVVTIEGLTAVLEGPASLLAVYTIATGKSYNYILQFAISLGQLYGVAVYYITAILEGDNFSASSFYYYAYYIGANALWTSIPSIIAIRSWRKICAAFQVQQGGQIKKPKVR